The proteins below are encoded in one region of Oncorhynchus gorbuscha isolate QuinsamMale2020 ecotype Even-year linkage group LG01, OgorEven_v1.0, whole genome shotgun sequence:
- the myod1 gene encoding myoblast determination protein 1 homolog → MELSDISFPITSADDFYDDPCFNTSDMHFFEDMDPRLVHVGLLKPDDHHHNEDEHIRAPSGHHQAGRCLLWACKACKRKTTNTDRRKAATMRERRRLGKVNDAFENLKRCTSNNPNQRLPKVEILRNAISYIESLQSLLRGQDGENYYPSLEHYNGDSDASSPRSNCSDGMMDYNAPTCTSARRSSYESSYFAETPNADARSKKNAVISSLDCLSSIVERISTDTSACTMLSVQEGSPCSPQEGSILSETGATVPSPTKCPQPSHDPIYQVL, encoded by the exons ATGGAGTTGTCGGATATTTCGTTCCCTATCACCTCCGCTGATGACTTTTATGACGACCCGTGCTTCAACACCAGCGACATGCATTTTTTCGAAGACATGGACCCCCGGTTAGTCCATGTTGGTCTCCTCAAGCCAGACGACCATCACCATAACGAAGACGAGCACATCAGGGCCCCAAGCGGGCACCACCAAGCCGGTAGGTGCCTCCTCTGGGCATGCAAAGCCTGCAAGAGGAAAACCACCAACACCGACCGGAGGAAGGCTGCTACCAtgcgggagaggaggagactgggcaAGGTCAACGACGCCTTCGAGAACCTGAAGAGATGTACGTCGAACAATCCCAATCAGAGGCTTCCAAAGGTGGAGATCCTGAGAAATGCCATCAGCTACATCGAGTCTCTGCAGTCTCTGCTCAGGGGCCAGGACGGCGAAAACTACTACCCTTCGCTGGAGCACTACAACGGGGACTCTGACGCATCCAGCCCACGGTCCAACTGCTCTGATGGAATG ATGGACTATAATGCCCCGACGTGCACGTCCGCAAGACGAAGCAGCTATGAAAGCTCTTATTTTGCGGAGACTCCAAATG CTGATGCCAGAAGCAAAAAGAACGCAGTCATCTCCAGCTTGGATTGTCTATCCAGCATCGTGGAGAGAATCTCAACAGACACGTCCGCGTGCACTATGTTATCAGTTCAGGAGGGTAGCCCCTGCTCTCCCCAAGAGGGATCTATCCTGAGCGAGACAGGGGCAACCGTGCCGTCGCCGACCAAGTGCCCACAGCCCTCCCATGACCCCATCTACCAAGTGCTATGA